A stretch of Chitinophaga caeni DNA encodes these proteins:
- a CDS encoding GSCFA domain-containing protein, which produces MKFRLTFPVKSIEPKISYGQKVMVMGSCFAEEMGNRMIQDKMDVLLNPHGILYTPAALVHAMNTYLEGKIYGSSNLVERNGLWHSWDHHGRFSDVNPATVLSRINEHQNLAINYIKEADWLILTLGSSFIYSLKENYKPVANCHKFPAAQFDKRLLTLEEVITSLDNMMHRLFFQNAKVQILFTVSPVRYVKDGVVENNLSKAILIQAVHHLVNKFNRLHYFPSYELVIDDLRDYRFFKEDLVHPNDLALQYVWESFLEHTWDASSRELQQQLEAVRTAIQHKPLQPGSEDFKKFLSSYLSKVKALKEKYPGLDLERELAYFGTADK; this is translated from the coding sequence AGAGATGGGGAACAGGATGATCCAAGATAAGATGGATGTATTATTGAATCCCCACGGCATTTTATATACGCCCGCTGCCTTGGTTCATGCGATGAACACCTACCTTGAAGGCAAAATATACGGATCTTCCAATCTAGTTGAAAGAAATGGTTTATGGCATAGTTGGGATCATCACGGCAGGTTTTCCGATGTTAATCCTGCAACCGTTTTATCAAGAATCAATGAACATCAAAACCTCGCAATAAACTATATAAAGGAAGCAGATTGGTTGATATTAACCTTGGGTAGTAGTTTTATTTATTCGCTCAAGGAGAATTACAAACCTGTTGCCAATTGTCATAAATTTCCTGCTGCACAATTTGATAAGCGATTATTGACTTTAGAAGAAGTCATCACTTCCCTGGATAACATGATGCACCGCTTGTTTTTCCAGAACGCCAAGGTGCAAATTTTATTTACGGTCAGCCCTGTAAGATATGTAAAGGATGGTGTTGTAGAGAATAATCTTAGCAAAGCCATTCTCATTCAAGCCGTACATCATTTGGTGAATAAATTCAACCGTTTACATTATTTCCCTTCATACGAGCTGGTCATCGATGACCTGCGCGATTACCGTTTTTTCAAAGAAGACTTGGTGCATCCGAATGATTTAGCCTTGCAATACGTTTGGGAATCATTTTTGGAACACACTTGGGATGCATCCAGCCGGGAACTGCAACAACAACTGGAAGCTGTTAGAACCGCGATACAACATAAACCTTTACAGCCAGGATCGGAAGATTTTAAGAAATTTTTGTCGAGTTATTTGTCAAAAGTGAAGGCGCTGAAAGAGAAGTATCCGGGGTTGGATTTGGAGCGGGAGTTAGCATATTTTGGAACGGCTGATAAATAG